One Elaeis guineensis isolate ETL-2024a chromosome 10, EG11, whole genome shotgun sequence genomic window carries:
- the LOC105053234 gene encoding aspartic proteinase NANA, chloroplast gives MIPISFLLLLLLLLLPLPICAFLATPTSQAQEYLKLRLLRKTPLPSARQALALDSLRLSSSSSTTTSSSVPVVSGASSGAGQYFVDFRIGTPPQRIRLVADTGSDLVWARCSPCRGPSCSSRHPPGSAFLPRLSSSFAPFHCYDPSCRLVPHPRHSPRCPRSRIHSPCRFRYSYSDRSSATGFFSRETATLNASSGRPARLPALPLGCAFNVSTGPSFGAARGVLGLGRGPISFPSHAAPRFGAAFSYCLPDYTLSPPPTSYLLVGAAPRHRHQNLSFTPLLSNPLSPTFYYIRILSASVDATLLPIDPSVWALDPTSGAGGTVIDSGTTLSFLPAPAYVQILRAMTSRLPRAAIAGGPPGFDLCVNASGGGVRLPRLGFRLLGGAELAPPPENYFIDTAEGVRCLGLQPVSRTGPGFGVIGNLMQQGFLFVFDLDRATSRLGFSRTGCID, from the coding sequence ATGATTCCCAtctccttccttctcctcctcctcctcctcctcctccccctcccgaTATGTGCCTTCCTTGCCACTCCCACCTCCCAAGCCCAGGAATACCTCAAGCTCCGCCTACTCCGTAAGACCCCCCTCCCCTCCGCCCGCCAAGCTCTCGCCCTCGACTCCctccgcctctcctcctcctcctccaccaccacctcctcctccgTCCCTGTCGTCTCCGGCGCCTCCTCCGGCGCCGGCCAGTACTTCGTCGACTTCCGCATCGGCACTCCTCCCCAGCGCATCCGCCTCGTCGCCGACACCGGCAGCGACCTCGTCTGGGCCCGCTGCTCCCCCTGCCGCGGCCCCTCCTGCTCCTCCCGCCACCCACCCGGCTCCGCCTTCCTCCCCCGCCTCTCCTCTTCCTTCGCCCCCTTCCACTGCTACGACCCCTCCTGCCGCCTCGTCCCCCACCCTCGCCATTCCCCCCGCTGCCCCCGCTCCCGCATCCACTCCCCCTGCCGCTTCCGCTACTCCTACTCCGACCGCTCCTCCGCCACCGGATTCTTCTCCCGCGAGACCGCCACCCTCAACGCCAGCTCCGGCCGCCCAGCCCGCCTCCCCGCCCTCCCCTTGGGCTGCGCCTTCAACGTCTCCACCGGCCCCAGCTTCGGCGCCGCCCGCGGTGTCCTCGGCCTCGGCCGCGGCCCCATCTCCTTCCCCTCCCACGCCGCTCCCCGCTTCGGCGCCGCCTTCTCCTACTGCCTTCCGGACTACACCCTCTCCCCTCCCCCCACCAGCTACCTTCTCGTCGGCGCCGCCCCTCGCCACCGCCACCAAAACCTCTCCTTCACCCCTCTCCTCTCCAACCCACTTTCCCCTACCTTCTATTACATCCGCATCCTCTCCGCCTCCGTCGACGCCACTCTGCTTCCGATCGACCCTTCCGTTTGGGCTCTCGACCCCACCTCCGGCGCCGGCGGCACCGTCATCGACTCCGGCACCACCCTCTCATTCCTCCCCGCCCCCGCTTACGTCCAGATCCTCCGCGCAATGACCAGCCGCCTCCCACGCGCCGCCATCGCCGGCGGCCCGCCGGGTTTCGACCTCTGCGTCAACGCCTCCGGCGGGGGGGTCCGCCTACCGAGGCTGGGCTTCCGCCTTCTCGGCGGGGCGGAGCTGGCCCCGCCGCCGGAAAACTACTTCATCGACACGGCCGAGGGGGTTCGCTGCCTCGGGCTCCAGCCGGTGAGTCGGACCGGCCCAGGGTTCGGCGTCATCGGCAACCTCATGCAGCAAGGCTTCCTCTTCGTCTTCGACCTCGACCGCGCCACCTCCCGCCTCGGTTTCTCCCGGACCGGTTGCATTGACTGA